In one Deltaproteobacteria bacterium CG11_big_fil_rev_8_21_14_0_20_42_23 genomic region, the following are encoded:
- a CDS encoding inositol-3-phosphate synthase, producing the protein MTQVKTIAPAEGKLGILLVGLGAVSTTFIAGVEAIRRGQSKPIGSLTQMGTIRLGQRSEKRSPLIKDFVPLAKLEDIVFGAWDVFEDNAYEAAKKAAVLNPQDLEPLKEVLCQVKPMKAAFDRNWVKKLDGKYFKTGETKRDLVNQLIDDIRRFEDINRATRSVVVWCGSTEVYIPLKPVHMSLEAFEKGLDNNDADIAPSMLYAYAALSLGIPYANGAPNLTTDTPALLELARRNNVPLCGKDFKTGQTLMKTILAPGFKARQLGISGWFSTNILGNRDGEVLDDPESFKSKEVTKLGVLDTILQPELNPDLYGNMYHKVRINYYPPRGDNKEGWDNIDIFGWMGYPMQIKVDFLCRDSILAAPLVLDLALFMDLSKRAGLSGIQEWLSFYYKCPMVEKNYPEHNIFIQEMKLKNTLRFMMGEDPVTHVDWES; encoded by the coding sequence ATGACACAAGTTAAAACTATAGCCCCAGCTGAGGGGAAATTAGGCATCTTGCTGGTGGGCCTGGGCGCTGTGAGCACCACGTTTATAGCCGGCGTGGAAGCCATTAGACGCGGACAATCGAAACCCATTGGATCACTTACACAAATGGGAACCATTCGCTTGGGGCAACGCTCTGAAAAAAGAAGTCCGCTCATTAAAGATTTCGTTCCGCTGGCAAAGCTAGAGGACATCGTCTTTGGCGCTTGGGACGTTTTTGAAGATAACGCATACGAAGCAGCAAAAAAAGCTGCGGTGCTTAATCCTCAAGACTTAGAACCTTTGAAAGAGGTTCTCTGTCAGGTGAAGCCCATGAAAGCAGCGTTTGATCGCAATTGGGTAAAAAAACTTGATGGAAAATATTTTAAAACAGGCGAAACAAAACGTGACCTTGTAAATCAGCTTATCGATGACATTCGTAGATTTGAAGACATAAATCGCGCAACTCGTTCTGTTGTGGTGTGGTGCGGATCAACAGAAGTGTATATTCCACTTAAACCTGTCCACATGTCGCTAGAAGCTTTTGAAAAAGGGCTTGATAACAACGATGCCGATATTGCACCTTCAATGTTGTATGCTTATGCAGCTCTTTCTCTTGGGATTCCATACGCAAATGGTGCTCCAAACTTAACAACAGATACCCCTGCTCTTCTTGAACTCGCACGAAGAAATAATGTTCCTCTTTGTGGAAAAGATTTTAAAACAGGCCAAACCTTGATGAAAACTATTTTGGCACCAGGCTTTAAAGCGCGCCAATTGGGCATTAGCGGTTGGTTCTCTACCAACATTTTGGGAAATCGCGACGGCGAAGTGCTTGATGATCCAGAGTCTTTCAAGTCAAAAGAAGTAACAAAACTGGGAGTGCTTGATACTATTTTGCAACCAGAATTAAATCCAGATTTGTACGGTAACATGTACCACAAAGTGCGCATCAACTATTATCCTCCACGTGGTGACAACAAAGAAGGTTGGGATAACATCGATATTTTTGGATGGATGGGATACCCAATGCAAATCAAAGTGGATTTCTTGTGCCGCGATTCTATTTTGGCAGCACCACTTGTGCTTGATCTTGCGCTGTTTATGGATTTGTCAAAACGCGCTGGACTTTCTGGTATTCAAGAGTGGCTTTCGTTCTACTACAAATGTCCAATGGTGGAAAAAAATTATCCCGAGCACAATATTTTCATTCAAGAAATGAAATTGAAAAACACCCTTCGCTTCATGATGGGCGAAGATCCTGTAACGCATGTTGATTGGGAAAGTTAG